One window from the genome of Hemiscyllium ocellatum isolate sHemOce1 chromosome 28, sHemOce1.pat.X.cur, whole genome shotgun sequence encodes:
- the LOC132828990 gene encoding hydroxysteroid 11-beta-dehydrogenase 1-like protein, which produces MASCKSFSVLILTVSAGFLAILWRDTFDFELLFGSRVLLTGASKGIGEQMAYHYARFGAELVITARNETRLRQVEEKCLQLGAKKVYSYPADMSFPTSPQQVVQFALEKLGSLDYLVLNHIGNDRFQMWNGNAEDVGWLMQVNFLSYVQLTAAALPTLIKNNGSIVVVSSLCGKLAIPFATSYSASKFALDGFFTALRHELVMQGKNVSVTLCILAMVDTDSAMEKVKSVNIRMATFSPASESALAIIKGGAARAQEIYYPWWTTLTVSIRDWFPEMRDKLIRSSFQEKSKEDGS; this is translated from the exons AGTTATTGTTTGGTTCCCGTGTCCTACTGACTGGTGCAAGTAAAGGAATAGGGGAACAGATGGCATATCATTATGCCAGGTTTGGTGCTGAACTTGTAATAACTGCACGGAATGAAACTCGACTAAGACAA gttgaggagaaatgtttgcAACTGGGTGCAAAGAAAGTCTATTCCTATCCTGCGGATATGTCATTTCCAACGAGTCCACAGCAGGTGGTGCAGTTTGCCTTGGAGAAGCTGg GTTCTTTGGATTACTTAGTCTTGAATCACATCGGAAATGATCGTTTCCAAATGTGGAACGGAAATGCTGAGGACGTCGGTTGGCTGATGCAA GTGAATTTCCTGAGTTATGTCCAGCTGACAGCTGCTGCCCTCCCCACTTTAATCAAAAACAATGGGTCCATCGTGGTCGTCTCCTCTCTTTGTG GAAAACTGGCAATCCCCTTTGCAACATCATATTCAGCTTCTAAATTTGCTCTGGATggtttcttcactgccctgcGTCATGAGCTCGTGATGCAGGGGAAGAACGTGTCAGTCACGCTGTGCATCCTTGCAATGGTTGACACCGATTCAGCCATGGAGAAAGTCAA ATCCGTGAACATTAGAATGGCGACGTTTTCTCCAGCCTCTGAATCTGCGCTGGCTATTATCAAAGGAGGAGCTGCCAGGGCTCAGGAAATCTATTACCCATGGTGGACCACTCTGACTGTCAGCATCCGAGACTGGTTTCCCGAAATGAGGGACAAGCTAATCCGCAGTTCCTTCCAAGAAAAAAGCAAAGAAGACGGAAGCTAA